One window from the genome of Anolis sagrei isolate rAnoSag1 chromosome 4, rAnoSag1.mat, whole genome shotgun sequence encodes:
- the LOC132772965 gene encoding BPI fold-containing family B member 3-like: MSDLTHRITIEENPAIAFSPDGATVTLVAHVEILGKEPDGSKASLVILRCNLSLKAIIALVNGKVTLSLSLSENDITVVSSRVSIIDTTGYSGPINRLVNEILLPAYNDPLSLGLPLPPILDISLVDVTIETVANALVICL, encoded by the exons AGTGATCTCACCCACAGAATTACCATTGAAGAAAACCCTGCCATTGCTTTCAGCCCTGATGGTGCCACTGTGACTCTCGTTGCTCACGTTGAGATTTTAGGCAAGGAGCCAGATGGATCTAAAGCTTCTTTGGTTATCCTGAGATGT AATCTTTCCTTGAAAGCCATCATTGCTCTGGTCAATGGGAAAGTGACCCTAAGCCTCTCGCTCTCCGA GAATGATATCACGGTGGTATCTTCGCGCGTTAGCATAATAGAC aCTACAGGTTATTCAGGCCCCATCAATAGATTAGTGAATGAAATCCTTTTGCCTGCTTACAATG ATCCTCTTTCTCTTGGACTACCTCTCCCTCCAATCCTAGACATTTCCCTGGTGGATGTGACCATCGAAACAGTTGCG AACGCTCTTGTGATTTGCCTGTAA